The following proteins come from a genomic window of Salvia hispanica cultivar TCC Black 2014 chromosome 4, UniMelb_Shisp_WGS_1.0, whole genome shotgun sequence:
- the LOC125223120 gene encoding ABC transporter C family member 3-like: MAAGMSVFLSSSRLFSSLISPLVLRFLTTSLHLLLFFIVLVSWLHMKFRRNDDENHKHRNVSYYKTTLFSSLGLSLFNLTLCILNLFYWYANGWSDEKTLTLSDLAVKTLSWLCLFLFLHVYFSNSKETNYPLVLRLWWGVFFCVSCYCLVTDVLYFEKAKNLSTLFWASDVVSVLMSIVFCFTGFWGSKREDENTILEEPLLHDRSRNGIESETPAAKGDETVTPYGSAGVYSLFTFSWMGPLIAKGYKKTLDLEDVPQLAGLDTTREAFPVLNDKLESYSGGSKRVTAAMLAKGLFFTAWREVAISGICGLIYTSASYVGPYLIDIFVQYLNGSRHFANEGYILVSAFTIAKMFECFAVRHWFFRVQQGGYRARAALVAKIYNKGLTLSCQSKNEHTTGEIINFMAVDAERIGEFGWYMHDPWIVILQVVLALIILYKNLGLASIVALAATVVVMLANVPLGKLQEKFQDGLMKSKDKRMKATSEVLRNMRILKLQAWELRFLSRIQEFRSVEARWLARYLYTTAITTFLFWGAPTFVSVVTFGACMLMGIPLESGKILSALATFRILQEPIYNLPDTISMIVQAKVSLDRIASFLSLDDLPPDVVEKLPVGSSDIAIEVIDGNFSWDASSSSPTLRDISFRVSRGMRVAVCGMVGSGKSSLLSSILGEIPKISGAVSLSGTKAYVAQSAWIQSGKIEENILFGKEMDRQRYNRVLEACSLNKDLEILPFGDQTVIGERGINMSGGQKQRIQIARALYQDADIYIFDDPFSAVDAHTGTHLFNECIMGLLNSKTIIYVTHQVEFLPAADLILVMKEGQIKQAGRYNDILKSGSDFMELVGAHEEALSALDSISTEKSANGEGSSSANAKPGLQRQESKKLGNDNKNEETKGQLVQDEERVKGSVGLSVYWSYITTSYGGLLALVALLAQVAFQVLQIGSNYWMAWATPVSKDEAPPVGGSTLILVYVALSVGSSFCVLGRSISVVTMTYKTAKILFNKMHLCIFRAPMSFFDSTPSGRILNRVSTDQSAVDLNMGIIAQFSFSLIQLLGVVAVMTQVAWQVLFIFIPVIAICILLQRYYIAAARELSRLCGVSKAPVIQHFSETLSGAITIRSFDQESRFRDISLRLIDGYSRPKFHTAGAMEWLCLRLDVLSLMTFTCALIFLITLPEGTIDPSIAGLAVTYGLNLNMYQAWVVWNLCFMENKIISVERILQYTSLPSEPPLVIESNRPQSCWPTQGEVNIQDLQVRYAPHLPFVLRGLTCTFFGGKRTGIVGRTGSGKSTLIQTLFRIVEPTVGQILIDGINIAVIGLHDLRSKLSIIPQDPTMFEGTVRTNLDPLEEYTDEQIWEALDKCQLGDEVRKKPEKLDFAVSENGENWSVGQRQLVCLGRVLLKKSKVLVLDEATASVDTATDNLIQQTLRNHFCDSTVITIAHRITSVLDSDMVVLLDNGLLKEYESPEKLLEDKSSLFAKLVAEYSIRSSSSVEHLSNLNQ; encoded by the exons ATGGCAGCTGGTATGTCTGTTTTCCTCTCTAGTTCCCGccttttttcctctctaatCAGTCCACTCGTATTGCGTTTCTTGACGACCTCCTTGCActtgcttttgtttttcattgtACTCGTTTCGTGGCTTCACATGAAATTTAGGAGAAACGACGATGAAAACCATAAACATAGAAATGTCTCATACTACAAAACAACCCTTTTCTCCTCTTTAGGCCTTTCACTCTTTAATCTCACTCTATGCATTTTGAACCTCTTCTACTGGTATGCAAATGGCTGGAGTGATGAAAAGACCCTAACTTTATCAGACTTGGCTGTCAAAACACTTTCTTGGTTGtgtctctttctcttcttgcATGTCTATTTCTCGAATTCGAAAGAAACCAATTATCCCCTCGTTCTGAGGCTTTGGTGGGGGGTGTTCTTTTGTGTGTCTTGTTATTGCCTTGTAACAGACGTTCTTTATTTCGAAAAAGCCAAAAATTTGTCGACTCTATTTTGGGCCTCTGATGTTGTTTCAGTCCTTATGAGTATAGTGTTCTGTTTCACTGGGTTTTGGGGTTCGAAAAGGGAGGATGAGAACACTATCCTTGAAGAACCCCTTTTGCATGATAGGTCTAGGAATGGTATAGAGTCTGAGACGCCGGCGGCCAAAGGGGACGAGACTGTGACCCCTTATGGCAGTGCTGGTGTTTATAGTCTCTTTACTTTCTCGTGGATGGGTCCTTTAATCGCGAAAGGGTACAAGAAAACCTTGGATCTCGAGGATGTTCCTCAGCTTGCCGGCTTGGACACTACTAGAGAGGCGTTTCCAGTTTTGAATGATAAGCTGGAGTCATATAGTGGAGGAAGTAAACGAGTCACTGCGGCCATGCTGGCAAAAGGGTTGTTTTTTACCGCTTGGAGGGAGGTTGCAATTTCTGGTATTTGTGGGTTGATTTACACGTCGGCTTCTTATGTTGGCCCTTACCTCATTGATATCTTTGTCCAGTACTTGAATGGAAGTAGGCATTTTGCAAATGAGGGATATATATTAGTTTCTGCATTTACCATCGCAAAGATGTTCGAGTGCTTTGCAGTGAGACATTGGTTTTTCAGGGTTCAACAGGGGGGTTATAGGGCAAGAGCAGCATTAGTtgccaaaatatataataaggGATTGACGCTTTCATGTCAATCTAAGAATGAACATACAACGGgggaaattattaatttcatggCAGTTGATGCTGAGAGGATAGGTGAATTTGGTTGGTATATGCACGATCCATGGATAGTGATTCTGCAGGTTGTCTtagcattaattatattgtataAAAATCTAGGGCTTGCTTCAATAGTTGCACTTGCTGCTACTGTTGTTGTCATGCTAGCAAATGTCCCACTTGGGAAATTGCAGGAGAAATTTCAGGATGGGCTAATGAAATCTAAAGATAAAAGGATGAAGGCAACTTCGGAAGTTTTGAGGAACATGAGAATCCTTAAACTACAGGCGTGGGAGTTGCGGTTTCTCTCTAGAATTCAGGAATTTAGGAGTGTAGAAGCCAGGTGGTTGGCAAGATACCTTTATACCACAGCGATAACTACTTTTCTCTTTTGGGGTGCTCCTACGTTCGTGTCTGTGGTAACTTTTGGTGCTTGTATGTTGATGGGAATCCCACTCGAGTCAGGAAAGATACTATCGGCGCTGGCAACCTTTAGGATTCTTCAAGAGCCAATTTACAATCTACCAGATACAATATCCATGATTGTTCAGGCTAAAGTTTCTCTGGATCGAATTGCGTCATTCCTTTCTCTTGACGACCTGCCACCAGATGTTGTGGAGAAGCTTCCGGTTGGTAGTTCTGATATTGCCATTGAGGTAATAGATGGAAACTTCTCTTGGGATGCATCTTCTTCTAGTCCTACATTGAGAGATATTAGTTTTAGAGTGTCGCGTGGAATGAGGGTTGCAGTTTGTGGCATGGTTGGTTCTGGAAAGTCTAGCTTACTTTCCAGTATTTTGggggaaataccaaaaatatctGGAGCGGTTAGTCTTTCAGGCACAAAAGCCTATGTTGCTCAGTCCGCTTGGATACAAAGCGGAAAAATAGAGGAAAATATACTGTTTGGTAAAGAAATGGATAGACAGCGATACAATAGGGTCCTTGAAGCATGCTCGCTGAATAAAGACCTGGAGATTCTACCTTTTGGGGATCAAACTGTTATTGGTGAGAGGGGAATCAACATGAGTGGTGGACAGAAGCAGAGGATACAGATTGCGCGAGCTCTTTACCAAGATGccgatatttatatatttgatgatccattcagtgctgtGGATGCACATACAGGCACTCATCTTTTCAAT GAATGCATCATGGGGCTTCTGAATTCCAAAACCATTATTTATGTTACTCATCAAGTCGAGTTTCTGCCTGCTGCTGACCTTATTCTG GTTATGAAAGAAGGACAGATTAAACAAGCGGGCAGGTACAACGATATTCTCAAATCAGGAAGCGATTTTATGGAACTTGTTGGTGCACACGAGGAGGCTTTATCAGCTCTCGACTCTATTAGTACCGAGAAATCAGCGAATGGTGAGGGAAGTAGCTCTGCAAATGCTAAGCCTGGTTTGCAGAGACAGGAATCGAAGAAACTTGGAAATGATAACAAGAATGAGGAAACAAAGGGCCAGCTTGTTcaagatgaagaaagagtGAAAGGAAGTGTTGGACTGTCAGTTTATTGGAGCTATATTACAACATCGTATGGCGGACTCCTGGCACTCGTTGCTTTGCTAGCTCAGGTTGCATTTCAGGTACTTCAAATTGGAAGCAATTATTGGATGGCATGGGCAACTCCTGTCTCCAAGGATGAAGCACCTCCAGTTGGAGGCTCTACCCTTATCCTCGTCTACGTTGCTCTGTCTGTTGGAAGTTCTTTTTGCGTTTTGGGAAGGTCAATATCTGTTGTGACCATGACCTACAAGACTGCAAAGATACTCTTTAACAAGATGCACCTCTGCATATTCCGTGCACCCATGTCTTTCTTTGATTCCACTCCAAGTGGGCGGATTTTGAATAGA GTATCTACGGACCAAAGCGCTGTTGATTTGAACATGGGTATCATTGCGCAATTCTCTTTTTCCTTGATTCAGCTTCTAGGAGTTGTTGCTGTCATGACTCAAGTAGCTTGGCAGGTcttattcattttcattccAGTAATTGCAATTTGCATATTGTTGCAG CGTTATTACATAGCTGCTGCACGAGAACTTTCCCGACTTTGTGGAGTGAGCAAAGCTCCAGTCATACAACACTTCTCAGAAACGCTATCCGGAGCAATCACCATTAGAAGTTTCGATCAAGAATCTCGATTCCGAGACATTAGCTTGAGGCTGATAGATGGATACTCACGACCAAAATTTCATACAGCTGGTGCGATGGAATGGCTATGCCTTCGTCTGGATGTGTTGTCTCTCATGACGTTTACCTGTGCACTGATTTTCCTGATTACACTTCCAGAAGGAACTATTGATCCAA GTATTGCTGGTTTGGCAGTGACTTATGgccttaatttaaatatgtatcaagCCTGGGTTGTTTGGAACCTTTGCTTTATGGAGAACAAAATCATATCTGTTGAAAGAATACTTCAGTATACTTCACTTCCAAGTGAGCCTCCTCTTGTCATTGAGTCGAACAGGCCGCAGAGTTGCTGGCCTACCCAAGGAGAAGTTAATATCCAAGACCTTCAG GTTCGTTACGCTCCTCACTTGCCCTTCGTGCTACGAGGCCTAACATGTACTTTCTTTGGAGGGAAGAGGACTGGTATAGTAGGAAGAACAGGAAGTGGCAAATCAACACTTATTCAGACACTCTTCCGAATTGTAGAGCCAACAGTCGGACAGATACTGATCGATGGTATCAATATAGCAGTTATTGGACTTCATGATTTACGATCCAAGTTGAGCATAATCCCACAAGATCCAACAATGTTTGAGGGAACTGTTCGAACTAACCTCGACCCCCTTGAAGAGTATACTGATGAGCAGATATGGGAG GCTTTGGACAAATGCCAGCTTGGTGACGAGGTCAGGAAAAAGCCAGAGAAACTTGATTTTGCAG TGTCTGAGAATGGAGAGAACTGGAGCGTGGGACAAAGGCAGCTGGTTTGCCTCGGGCGCGTGCTCCTGAAGAAAAGCAAGGTCCTTGTGCTCGATGAGGCAACAGCGTCTGTTGACACAGCGACTGATAACCTGATCCAACAGACCCTCAGGAACCATTTCTGTGACTCGACAGTTATAACGATTGCACACAGGATAACGTCCGTGCTGGATAGCGACATGGTTGTGTTGTTAGATAACG GATTGCTCAAGGAATACGAGTCGCCGGAGAAGCTGTTGGAGGATAAGTCATCTCTGTTTGCCAAGCTGGTGGCAGAATACAGCATCAGATCAAGCTCTAGTGTTGAACATCTGTCAAATCTAAATCAATGA